A genomic segment from Saprospiraceae bacterium encodes:
- a CDS encoding SDR family NAD(P)-dependent oxidoreductase, with translation MNTQNIAIAYCIDNINVAESLDQQLSPALGDLIHLYGSRTNADKLLTEQVLKHKGPILLLISDNYLKSTACMLGGLHMLNERQDQILPIVIDGVRKENDDPILVPTQFDRISDMIQYINYWQDQYLDLRRQKRELSDLDEAAFNEHLKSIREISSETSEFLRVLRNITHYSLEEFSHNDFQVLFQFIGDQHAWESFQKNRLHYRMQQQAGNAAGGDHAEVDVMERNDGNYTEMPDIAINDIPGMDLLDKAEQAEEEGMANEHAPLYSHSKIELEINQAEEEEEEGEEVYANDLSDEYHAPEVEAAFEAILEETIEEEEEEGIEDTLEEEEQEEPLSIETIIESAWTLAEGGRSEEALEQLRDANESYDTPVIDYYQSLILAQFDQNLPAAKALLVAAAQKTPVHEDSLFLLGEVSEIEEDFAMAATAYEKLYQLNPAFPKLKYRLGVVWAHHFDEKAVPAAALLAEAVTEEPENADAFYQYSLLLSEKLKQPETAIPYLQKTLSLSPDHPFAHYDLALIYHRQGNAVAAAKSYEMATQINPELKTIENDMAFNLTAVAHDTTAIEQTTLEALKENISRLENLINAREEENLKLKKNRPGNGKTVFISGATSGIGKATAEIFAANGFRLILNGRREDRLDELKTTFEKEHQIAVKLLPFDITQSSDLTKAVESLGEEWQNVDILINNAGKAKGHAPIQEGELSHWEEMVDTNLKGVLHLTRAISPQMVKRNSGHIINVGSADGRDAIDGLTKAMRMDLSKNHIRVSQISPAQVEETGFATDGGEEKAMTQEGFQALSATDVAEAIYFMATRPAHVNVQTLLMMNT, from the coding sequence ATGAATACCCAAAACATTGCTATAGCCTACTGTATCGATAACATCAATGTAGCAGAGAGCTTAGACCAACAGTTGAGCCCCGCCCTTGGGGACCTTATCCACCTTTATGGTTCCCGAACCAATGCCGATAAATTATTAACGGAGCAAGTCTTAAAGCACAAGGGCCCTATTTTACTGTTGATTTCTGATAACTATCTCAAATCAACGGCTTGTATGCTAGGTGGTTTGCATATGCTCAATGAACGGCAAGATCAAATTCTGCCTATTGTAATTGATGGCGTGAGAAAGGAGAACGACGACCCCATCCTTGTCCCTACTCAATTTGATCGCATTAGCGATATGATCCAATATATTAATTATTGGCAGGACCAATACCTGGATTTACGTCGGCAAAAACGGGAATTATCCGACCTGGATGAAGCTGCATTTAATGAGCACCTTAAATCCATTAGAGAAATATCGAGCGAAACGAGTGAGTTTCTAAGGGTATTGAGGAACATAACGCATTATAGCCTTGAGGAGTTTTCGCATAATGACTTTCAGGTACTTTTCCAATTTATCGGCGATCAACATGCCTGGGAAAGTTTTCAAAAAAACAGATTGCACTACCGTATGCAACAACAAGCAGGTAATGCAGCTGGAGGAGACCATGCCGAGGTTGATGTGATGGAAAGAAATGATGGGAATTATACTGAAATGCCAGATATAGCAATAAATGATATACCGGGTATGGATTTGCTGGATAAAGCCGAACAAGCTGAAGAAGAAGGGATGGCCAATGAACATGCTCCGCTATATTCACACTCAAAAATCGAACTTGAAATAAACCAGGCAGAAGAAGAGGAAGAAGAAGGCGAAGAGGTTTATGCCAATGATCTTTCTGATGAATACCATGCTCCAGAAGTTGAAGCGGCTTTTGAAGCCATTTTGGAAGAGACCATAGAGGAGGAAGAAGAAGAGGGCATCGAGGATACGCTCGAAGAGGAAGAGCAGGAGGAACCCCTGTCTATTGAGACTATTATTGAAAGTGCCTGGACCCTGGCAGAAGGCGGCCGTTCTGAGGAAGCCCTGGAACAATTGCGGGATGCAAACGAAAGTTATGATACACCTGTTATTGATTACTACCAGTCTTTGATTTTGGCTCAATTCGATCAAAATCTTCCGGCTGCTAAAGCACTCTTAGTAGCTGCCGCGCAAAAAACACCTGTACATGAGGACAGTTTATTTTTGCTAGGTGAGGTGTCTGAAATTGAAGAAGATTTTGCGATGGCTGCCACGGCCTATGAAAAACTGTACCAGCTTAACCCTGCTTTTCCTAAACTCAAATACCGGCTTGGTGTCGTATGGGCTCATCATTTTGATGAAAAAGCCGTGCCAGCTGCCGCTTTGTTGGCAGAGGCCGTAACAGAAGAACCAGAGAATGCAGATGCATTTTACCAGTACAGTTTGTTGCTAAGTGAAAAGCTAAAACAGCCAGAAACGGCAATACCCTATTTGCAAAAGACTTTGAGCTTGTCTCCCGACCATCCTTTTGCACATTATGATCTTGCGCTGATCTACCATCGGCAAGGCAATGCAGTAGCAGCAGCCAAGTCATATGAAATGGCAACTCAAATTAATCCAGAATTAAAAACCATCGAAAACGATATGGCATTTAACCTAACTGCTGTTGCACATGATACAACAGCCATTGAACAAACCACGCTTGAGGCACTTAAAGAAAATATTTCTCGGCTAGAAAACCTGATCAATGCCAGAGAGGAAGAAAACCTGAAGCTGAAGAAAAACCGACCAGGTAATGGCAAAACCGTTTTTATCAGCGGTGCAACTTCTGGCATTGGTAAAGCAACTGCCGAGATTTTTGCAGCCAATGGTTTCCGGCTTATTCTCAATGGAAGAAGGGAAGATAGATTGGATGAATTAAAGACTACCTTTGAAAAAGAGCACCAAATCGCTGTTAAATTATTACCCTTTGATATTACCCAATCTTCGGATTTAACCAAAGCCGTTGAAAGCCTCGGAGAGGAATGGCAAAACGTTGACATTTTAATCAATAATGCCGGAAAAGCTAAAGGACATGCCCCTATTCAGGAGGGCGAACTCAGCCATTGGGAAGAAATGGTGGATACCAATCTAAAAGGGGTACTCCATCTCACCAGGGCCATTTCACCTCAAATGGTGAAGCGCAATAGCGGACATATCATTAATGTGGGTTCCGCAGATGGCAGGGATGCCATTGATGGATTGACAAAGGCCATGCGAATGGATTTGTCCAAAAACCATATACGAGTCAGCCAGATCAGCCCTGCTCAGGTAGAAGAAACCGGATTTGCAACCGATGGTGGTGAGGAGAAAGCCATGACCCAGGAAGGCTTCCAAGCACTTTCTGCGACAGATGTGGCAGAGGCTATTTATTTCATGGCTACCCGTCCTGCACATGTAAATGTACAAACCTTGCTGATGATGAACACCTAA
- a CDS encoding ABC transporter ATP-binding protein, which produces MVAPILQVNNIETFYEKVRALHGLSFEISTGSITTILGNNGAGKSTTLNTIMGLIDDQPDKGSIHFMGTRIDRKKTENIVAKGIGYVPEGREVFDELSVKENLLVGAYLRRDRAGIKLDMDRVFDYFPILKDRLNQHAGKLSGGEQQMLAISRALMNRPKLLLMDEPSLGLSPALVKMIFDIIPAIRAEGITVLLVEQNAHMALKIADYGYVMENGRFVASGPSKDLQENEDVKEFYLGIKAETSVKGEQRYKRKRRWA; this is translated from the coding sequence ATGGTAGCACCGATACTACAAGTCAATAACATTGAGACTTTTTATGAAAAGGTCAGGGCTTTACATGGCCTTTCCTTTGAAATTTCGACGGGTTCTATCACGACCATCTTAGGAAATAATGGCGCGGGAAAAAGCACCACCTTGAATACGATCATGGGCTTGATCGATGACCAGCCGGACAAAGGAAGCATCCATTTCATGGGCACGCGTATTGACCGAAAAAAAACGGAGAACATTGTAGCGAAAGGCATTGGTTATGTCCCGGAAGGACGAGAAGTTTTTGATGAACTCAGCGTTAAAGAAAACCTCTTGGTGGGAGCCTACCTGCGGAGGGATCGAGCCGGTATCAAATTGGATATGGATCGCGTGTTTGACTATTTCCCCATCCTGAAAGACCGCCTTAACCAACATGCTGGAAAACTTAGTGGCGGCGAACAACAGATGCTCGCCATTTCAAGGGCCTTGATGAATCGGCCGAAACTGTTGCTAATGGATGAGCCCTCTTTGGGGCTTTCGCCTGCCTTGGTGAAAATGATCTTTGATATAATCCCTGCTATCCGGGCGGAGGGCATTACGGTTTTATTAGTAGAGCAAAATGCCCACATGGCCTTAAAAATTGCCGACTACGGGTATGTCATGGAAAACGGCAGGTTTGTGGCTTCTGGGCCTTCTAAAGATTTGCAAGAAAACGAAGATGTGAAAGAATTTTACTTGGGGATTAAGGCCGAAACTTCCGTTAAAGGTGAACAGCGATATAAACGAAAAAGGCGCTGGGCCTGA
- a CDS encoding branched-chain amino acid ABC transporter permease — MRNLKTDYFEDLQLFENRVQVFWSLVLISTLFFLPFLVKTYYLTVLNLMAVNIIVALGLNLLVGNTGQISLGHAGFVAIGAYTSVLLLKLGVPFFVAFLASGLMAALFGMLLGIPSLKLDGPYLSIATLAFGLAVTTVIGRLDMLGGRMGLTVPKINLSWTGLKYDQALYFLILSITILAVFATINILKSRIGRAFQAIRDSDIAAAAIGINLTQYKLYSFGLSAMFAGAAGSLWALYLGYVNPSLFSFVLSINFLVIIVLGGLGFVTGSIMGGVVMTFLNLQLENVVDVPLLGPALLKFSALFMTPTGIANVTWVLTGFILILVVLFEPLGLYGLWLRVKIYWKRWPF, encoded by the coding sequence ATGCGGAATTTAAAAACGGATTACTTTGAAGATTTACAGTTATTTGAAAACAGGGTGCAGGTATTTTGGAGTTTGGTATTGATTTCGACCTTGTTTTTCCTTCCTTTTTTGGTTAAGACATACTATTTGACTGTCCTCAATTTAATGGCCGTCAATATCATCGTTGCTTTAGGACTTAACTTATTAGTGGGCAATACCGGGCAAATATCGCTTGGCCATGCTGGTTTTGTTGCCATTGGCGCCTATACATCGGTACTTTTACTAAAACTAGGCGTTCCTTTTTTCGTGGCATTTTTAGCCTCGGGTTTAATGGCAGCCCTCTTTGGCATGTTGCTTGGCATTCCTTCCCTAAAATTAGATGGCCCCTACCTTTCCATCGCTACACTGGCCTTTGGTTTGGCTGTCACCACGGTGATTGGGCGATTAGATATGCTAGGCGGGCGCATGGGGCTTACTGTCCCTAAGATCAATTTGTCCTGGACGGGCCTTAAATATGACCAAGCCTTGTATTTTCTTATTCTTTCTATCACCATTCTAGCCGTTTTTGCTACCATCAACATCTTAAAAAGCAGAATAGGGAGAGCCTTTCAAGCCATTCGAGATAGTGATATTGCAGCGGCAGCTATAGGCATCAATCTCACGCAGTACAAGTTGTATAGCTTTGGCTTGAGTGCCATGTTTGCTGGCGCGGCGGGATCATTGTGGGCCTTATACTTAGGTTATGTCAATCCTTCCTTGTTCAGCTTTGTCTTGTCTATCAATTTTTTGGTGATTATTGTGCTGGGAGGGCTGGGGTTTGTCACAGGCTCCATCATGGGAGGGGTCGTGATGACCTTTTTAAATTTACAATTGGAGAATGTAGTAGATGTACCGCTGCTTGGCCCGGCTTTATTGAAGTTTTCAGCCCTATTTATGACGCCAACCGGGATAGCCAATGTCACTTGGGTACTTACTGGGTTTATTTTGATCTTGGTGGTTCTTTTTGAGCCTTTGGGACTTTACGGCTTATGGTTGAGGGTAAAGATTTATTGGAAGAGATGGCCATTTTAA
- a CDS encoding branched-chain amino acid ABC transporter permease, whose protein sequence is MLAQIIISSLVVGSIYALMALAMSITYKASEIPNFAQGEMAMMSTYVTFVLLSTYGMSFYAAILLTIVFALVLGLILEFFFLRRAKNPTPLNLIVITIGFQLMLYGLAGWKWGSEQRQINLPFSASKVLLQNDFITLTELNVATLLIALIVLAFIFILIQKTKLGLAMKACQQNVNASKMNGISADRILAISFGISSIVGAIAGVLVAPIITLDPSMMWDPLLKGFAAAVLGGMKSLHGVVIGGLLLGLLENLFGFYVSIEFKSVVAFTLIVLVLYFKPSGLFDKHYVRKV, encoded by the coding sequence ATGTTAGCTCAAATCATTATCAGCAGTTTGGTGGTAGGAAGCATTTATGCCCTGATGGCCTTGGCGATGAGCATTACCTATAAAGCTTCTGAAATACCCAATTTTGCGCAGGGTGAAATGGCGATGATGTCCACCTATGTGACTTTTGTACTACTGAGCACGTACGGTATGTCTTTTTATGCCGCTATTTTATTGACCATCGTTTTTGCCCTTGTTTTAGGCCTTATTTTGGAATTCTTTTTTTTGCGGAGGGCTAAAAATCCTACCCCCTTAAATTTAATTGTCATCACTATAGGATTTCAACTGATGCTTTATGGTTTGGCAGGTTGGAAATGGGGCAGCGAACAACGGCAAATCAATCTGCCATTTTCCGCGTCAAAAGTCTTATTACAAAACGATTTTATCACCCTAACGGAGCTTAATGTTGCCACCTTACTCATTGCACTAATTGTTTTGGCTTTTATTTTCATCCTGATACAAAAAACCAAACTTGGTTTGGCGATGAAGGCTTGCCAGCAGAACGTGAATGCTTCCAAGATGAATGGCATTTCGGCTGATCGCATCCTGGCCATTAGCTTCGGTATCAGTTCGATTGTCGGAGCGATTGCGGGTGTGCTGGTCGCGCCGATCATTACCCTGGACCCCTCCATGATGTGGGACCCTCTGTTAAAGGGGTTTGCCGCAGCCGTTTTGGGAGGCATGAAAAGCCTACATGGAGTGGTCATTGGCGGGCTCTTACTCGGCCTTTTAGAAAATCTTTTTGGGTTTTATGTCTCTATTGAATTTAAATCTGTGGTAGCATTCACCCTTATCGTTTTGGTGCTTTATTTCAAACCTTCAGGGTTATTTGATAAACATTATGTCAGGAAAGTGTAA
- a CDS encoding TlpA disulfide reductase family protein — translation MTHSFKKVWYLFILPFLLLSSCIVIDRPFSGLPPGPWRAELTLIPNPISPNPKGQPLPEKVNLKLEEISSGELPFTFEVKYTNETDFYIEIKNGSEIIGVSDIKMGIDRKTAKDTVWINFPLYDSYIKGIYEGNLIQGYWIVNNRDNYQIPFTARFGQNHRFTQLKKPPILDLTGKWETVFTDEEGTTENAIGEFVQDGNYITGTFLTELGDYRFLEGTVQADKLYMSCFDGSHAFLFEAKIQPDNRLMGSFLSGNHYRAVWEAKRNPAASLRDPNALTYLKEGYDRLAFSFKNTAGQVVSLTDEAYQNKVTLVQILGTWCPNCRDETAFLVDYLSKNPEKELQVIGLSFERHKEEKKAMEAIKRYKEGMHINYELLLAGHSDNAEAAKSLPMLNHIISYPTLIFIDKMGQVRKIHTGFTGPATSKYPDFIKEFEQTIDQLTTEHPKKII, via the coding sequence ATGACTCATTCTTTCAAAAAGGTATGGTATTTATTTATACTTCCTTTTTTGCTTTTATCTTCCTGCATCGTAATTGACAGGCCCTTTTCGGGCTTACCTCCAGGACCATGGCGTGCGGAGTTAACCCTTATCCCGAATCCTATCAGCCCTAATCCTAAGGGGCAACCGCTCCCTGAAAAAGTGAATTTAAAGTTGGAAGAAATCAGTTCGGGAGAACTCCCTTTTACCTTTGAGGTGAAATATACCAACGAAACTGACTTTTATATCGAAATCAAAAACGGTAGTGAAATTATTGGGGTATCCGATATCAAAATGGGCATTGATCGAAAAACAGCCAAAGACACGGTTTGGATTAATTTTCCTCTTTACGACTCCTATATCAAAGGTATCTATGAAGGAAACCTGATCCAAGGCTATTGGATCGTTAATAATAGAGACAATTACCAAATTCCTTTTACGGCCCGATTCGGCCAGAATCACCGCTTTACCCAGCTAAAAAAACCGCCCATCTTAGATTTGACGGGCAAATGGGAAACCGTTTTTACAGACGAAGAAGGTACCACGGAAAACGCCATCGGGGAATTTGTTCAGGATGGCAATTACATTACCGGCACCTTTCTCACCGAATTAGGTGATTACCGCTTTTTAGAAGGAACCGTGCAAGCTGATAAATTATATATGTCTTGTTTTGATGGTTCGCATGCCTTCCTCTTTGAAGCTAAAATCCAACCTGATAATCGCTTAATGGGGTCCTTTTTATCGGGTAATCATTACAGAGCTGTTTGGGAAGCAAAGCGCAACCCTGCCGCCAGTTTGCGCGATCCTAATGCATTGACTTATCTGAAAGAAGGGTACGATCGACTTGCATTTTCCTTTAAAAATACAGCAGGCCAAGTTGTTTCACTGACCGACGAAGCCTACCAAAATAAGGTAACCCTCGTACAAATTTTGGGAACATGGTGCCCCAATTGTCGCGATGAAACTGCTTTTTTAGTAGATTATTTATCCAAAAATCCTGAAAAAGAACTTCAAGTAATCGGTTTATCTTTTGAACGACATAAAGAGGAGAAAAAAGCAATGGAAGCCATAAAACGTTATAAAGAAGGGATGCATATCAATTATGAACTCCTGCTGGCTGGTCATTCTGATAATGCAGAAGCTGCAAAATCGCTTCCGATGCTGAATCATATCATCTCCTACCCTACCCTTATTTTTATTGATAAAATGGGACAAGTACGGAAAATTCATACCGGATTTACGGGCCCAGCGACTAGTAAATATCCGGACTTTATAAAGGAATTCGAACAAACTATTGATCAACTAACCACCGAACATCCCAAAAAAATAATATGA
- a CDS encoding T9SS type A sorting domain-containing protein produces MTEVRYTIPVFLGLIIWLTFSCVPKENRDSFFEAESAKHVPGDWFYLQRAFPSGNIDHRAYRQAVLAKKGQLQTRNLSPWTPIGPVNIGGRITSISVHPDAPSVIFFGAAAGGVFRSRDNGQDWEPVFDEATNLAIGDIAISPDNPRSIYVGTGEANGGGSSLSYDGNGLFHSVDGGDHWSSLGLAEVGGIGTVAIDPKRPERVFVAAMGRLFEKTPDRGIYRSLNGGQDWEKVLFLSDSTGAIDLVIHPQQPDTIYAALWERIRSLDRRSYGGETTGIFRSTDGGDSWVPLVNGLPDVGTRKGRIGLTLSPSHPNILYAIYATQSGSLEGIYKTEDHGEHWTRINRNGVPSVSFMWWFGKIAVDPKDPDIVYVPGLNVVKTIDGGNQWLEVFPNTHVDQHAIWIHPEDTDLIWLGNDGGLFKSTDGGANYVKFENLPISQFYSAAIDPHASGRIYGGTQDNGVMRTPSGLLNDWEILIHADGFTTLFDPNDPGFVLTEYQYGNLLRSIDGGASFDVVTPSSEATERTNWHTPLAMSPHDANIIYYGRNRLFKSTDRGLSWMVISPDLTNGKTNGNLPYGTLTSISISPFNDSLLYTGSDDGNVWHSPNGGLDWINASGDLPARWVTKVLASPLKASEVYATLSGYKFNSNAAHVYKSIDYGQSWTAIDNGLPDIPVNDIEINTQTGALYIATDIGVYFSENDGLNWEVLGSDLPNVVVMDLVLNRSNDFLLAATYGRSMFKYELPTPTATQLPNEPEPAFNIFPNPAHSCLNFQLMLPEAAPIRVELRSMNGQLVKTLWDENRPSGNFAATISIDQLPSGVYFIQMTTGKKRMNKKIIIQ; encoded by the coding sequence ATGACCGAAGTTAGATATACTATCCCTGTTTTTTTGGGTCTGATTATATGGCTAACATTTAGCTGTGTTCCCAAAGAAAACAGGGATTCTTTTTTTGAAGCAGAATCGGCTAAACATGTTCCAGGCGATTGGTTCTATTTACAGCGCGCTTTTCCTTCGGGCAACATTGACCATCGAGCTTACCGACAAGCTGTTTTAGCAAAAAAAGGACAATTACAAACTAGAAATTTAAGCCCATGGACACCCATTGGACCTGTCAATATCGGTGGGAGAATAACCAGTATTTCTGTTCACCCTGACGCCCCTTCCGTAATTTTTTTTGGGGCAGCCGCGGGCGGCGTATTTAGGTCCAGGGACAACGGCCAGGATTGGGAGCCCGTATTTGATGAGGCCACTAACCTGGCGATAGGTGATATTGCCATTTCACCTGATAATCCAAGGTCCATTTATGTAGGCACCGGAGAGGCCAATGGCGGCGGTAGCTCACTTTCTTATGACGGCAATGGACTGTTTCATTCCGTAGATGGAGGTGACCACTGGAGCAGCCTGGGTTTGGCAGAGGTCGGGGGAATTGGCACGGTGGCAATTGACCCCAAACGACCGGAACGCGTCTTCGTAGCAGCTATGGGACGCCTCTTTGAAAAAACGCCAGATCGTGGCATCTATCGAAGCCTCAATGGGGGACAAGATTGGGAAAAAGTGCTCTTTTTATCAGATTCTACCGGCGCTATCGATTTAGTTATCCATCCACAACAACCCGATACGATATACGCAGCGCTCTGGGAACGAATCCGGTCACTGGACCGACGAAGTTATGGTGGAGAAACCACTGGTATTTTTCGGTCTACAGATGGAGGTGATTCCTGGGTACCTTTGGTGAATGGCTTACCAGATGTAGGCACTAGAAAAGGACGTATTGGTCTTACCCTTTCTCCCTCACACCCCAATATCTTGTATGCTATTTATGCTACCCAAAGTGGTAGCCTTGAAGGAATTTATAAAACGGAGGACCACGGTGAGCACTGGACGCGAATCAATAGGAATGGCGTACCTTCCGTTTCTTTCATGTGGTGGTTCGGGAAGATCGCCGTCGACCCCAAGGACCCCGACATAGTTTATGTCCCCGGCTTGAATGTCGTCAAGACAATAGATGGCGGCAACCAGTGGTTGGAGGTATTTCCCAATACCCATGTCGATCAACATGCGATTTGGATCCATCCAGAAGATACTGATTTGATTTGGTTAGGAAATGATGGCGGACTTTTTAAAAGTACAGATGGCGGAGCCAATTATGTCAAGTTTGAAAACCTACCTATTAGCCAATTTTATTCGGCAGCTATAGACCCTCATGCTAGTGGACGAATATATGGTGGCACCCAGGATAATGGTGTCATGCGAACACCGTCGGGCCTCCTCAATGATTGGGAAATATTGATTCATGCAGATGGATTCACGACCCTTTTTGACCCGAATGACCCGGGTTTTGTTTTAACAGAATATCAGTATGGAAACCTGCTCCGTTCTATTGATGGCGGGGCTTCTTTCGATGTGGTGACCCCCAGCAGTGAAGCCACCGAAAGAACCAATTGGCATACACCACTGGCCATGAGTCCACATGATGCAAACATCATTTATTATGGAAGAAATAGGCTTTTCAAATCTACTGACCGTGGTCTGTCCTGGATGGTCATCAGCCCAGATCTTACCAATGGAAAAACAAATGGCAACCTTCCTTATGGCACCCTTACGTCTATTAGTATTTCTCCTTTCAATGATTCGTTGCTCTATACGGGGTCCGATGATGGCAATGTTTGGCACTCGCCAAACGGGGGCCTGGACTGGATAAATGCCTCCGGCGACCTCCCCGCCCGTTGGGTAACCAAGGTTTTAGCTTCCCCCCTGAAAGCATCCGAAGTGTATGCAACCCTGTCGGGTTACAAATTCAATTCTAATGCCGCACATGTTTATAAATCAATAGATTACGGCCAATCCTGGACAGCCATTGACAATGGTTTGCCTGATATTCCGGTCAATGATATCGAGATCAATACCCAAACAGGAGCACTATATATCGCGACGGATATTGGCGTTTACTTTTCTGAAAATGATGGCTTGAATTGGGAAGTATTGGGAAGCGATTTGCCAAATGTAGTGGTCATGGATTTGGTACTCAATAGGTCTAATGATTTTTTATTAGCGGCTACCTATGGGAGGTCTATGTTCAAATATGAATTACCTACCCCAACGGCCACCCAACTCCCCAATGAGCCGGAACCTGCTTTCAACATTTTTCCCAATCCTGCCCATTCTTGCCTAAATTTTCAATTGATGCTCCCTGAGGCAGCGCCTATCCGGGTTGAGCTTCGAAGTATGAATGGTCAATTAGTTAAAACCCTTTGGGATGAAAATCGTCCATCAGGCAACTTTGCCGCTACTATTAGCATCGATCAACTCCCCAGTGGCGTCTATTTCATACAAATGACAACTGGCAAAAAAAGGATGAATAAGAAAATAATCATTCAATAA
- a CDS encoding ABC transporter ATP-binding protein codes for MGFFKVNQLHKNFGGLTAIDNLDFEVKEKEIFSIIGPNGAGKSTIFNCINGLYTPEKGAIWFRGKNLIGSRPDQIARLGIARTFQNLELFAHMSTLDNLLLGRHNVMKSSILAVTALSFRRSRAAQEELQNRRKVEEIIDFLELESYRDQLVSSLPYGKQKLVELGRALALEPTLLLLDEPAAGLTQEEREDMIFWIKDIRDLLGITVILIEHNMQMVQNISDRIMAINFGKKLTAGTPEAVLNHPEVIRAYLGEDVPTTLH; via the coding sequence ATGGGCTTTTTTAAAGTAAATCAACTGCATAAAAACTTTGGTGGACTAACGGCCATTGATAACCTTGATTTTGAGGTAAAGGAAAAGGAGATTTTTTCCATCATAGGCCCAAATGGTGCAGGTAAATCTACGATCTTTAACTGCATCAATGGATTGTATACGCCTGAAAAGGGCGCCATATGGTTTCGTGGAAAAAACCTGATCGGGAGTCGTCCCGACCAAATTGCCAGACTCGGGATCGCCCGGACCTTTCAAAACCTGGAGCTATTCGCTCATATGTCCACTTTAGACAATTTGCTATTGGGTCGACATAATGTAATGAAATCATCCATTTTGGCTGTAACGGCTCTTTCCTTTCGGCGATCCAGGGCAGCTCAGGAGGAATTGCAAAATAGAAGAAAAGTAGAGGAAATTATTGATTTTTTGGAGCTGGAATCTTACCGAGACCAACTCGTATCTAGCCTGCCATATGGCAAACAAAAACTCGTGGAATTGGGAAGGGCTCTTGCCTTAGAACCGACGCTGCTGCTACTGGATGAACCAGCAGCGGGTTTGACCCAGGAAGAACGAGAGGATATGATTTTTTGGATAAAGGACATTCGCGACCTTTTAGGCATCACCGTCATCCTTATTGAGCATAATATGCAAATGGTGCAAAATATTTCTGACCGAATCATGGCCATCAATTTCGGGAAAAAGCTAACAGCGGGCACTCCCGAAGCCGTATTGAATCACCCGGAAGTCATCAGGGCTTATTTAGGCGAAGATGTCCCTACAACCTTACACTAA